A window from Pedosphaera parvula Ellin514 encodes these proteins:
- a CDS encoding aromatic ring-hydroxylating oxygenase subunit alpha — translation MKASTPNWKSTHEPMAFAGLSSKRTAQRPMSLLEIQDGIRRAAALPLDRATTIPAQAYTSEEFFEWEVEHVLRAGWQSLAHISQIPAPGDFLNVDLLGEPLIVVHAKDGSIRVLSRVCPHRSMDIMPADFGYPGHSHNSDESSDGNPKCGNTRLFLCPYHSWTFELDGRLKACPEMHEASDFCRDEYSLKTFRCEIWQGFVFVNLDGSATPLTAELSEMATDLEAFRLSELKVVIAREWACPFNWKVLAENFMESYHHLGIHHKTLQPLMPARDTWTEQERRRYVRAHLPYKDTVREDFRAFEKKADFSEALPPLPLLNPEQKSEWGLFLVHPTFLLATAPDRVIWYRLLPLGPNRLDLMTTTLVAPDTTRLKNFEKLRSLATEQLTAFHVEDMEVCTAVQRGLYASGWQPGRLSHLEMPVWLFHRYLAARISGKWPTDDYQPAPSQRSENCVTSCSR, via the coding sequence ATGAAAGCCTCAACTCCCAATTGGAAATCCACACATGAGCCAATGGCATTTGCGGGGTTAAGCAGCAAACGCACAGCTCAAAGGCCGATGTCTCTGTTGGAAATTCAGGATGGTATCCGCCGGGCGGCCGCGTTGCCATTGGATCGCGCCACGACCATTCCCGCGCAGGCGTACACGAGTGAGGAGTTCTTTGAGTGGGAAGTGGAGCACGTGCTTCGCGCCGGCTGGCAATCTCTCGCTCACATTTCTCAAATTCCCGCTCCGGGCGATTTTCTTAATGTGGATTTGCTCGGCGAGCCGCTCATCGTCGTTCACGCAAAGGACGGTTCAATCCGTGTTCTCTCACGGGTGTGTCCGCATCGCTCGATGGATATAATGCCTGCGGATTTTGGCTACCCAGGCCATAGCCATAACTCAGACGAGTCCTCCGATGGCAATCCCAAGTGTGGCAATACACGATTGTTTCTCTGTCCTTACCATTCCTGGACGTTTGAATTGGATGGCCGGTTGAAGGCCTGTCCCGAGATGCACGAGGCGAGCGACTTCTGCCGCGATGAATATTCTCTTAAAACATTCCGGTGCGAAATCTGGCAGGGATTTGTTTTTGTGAATCTTGACGGAAGCGCGACACCCTTGACGGCGGAATTGTCCGAAATGGCCACGGATCTGGAAGCATTTCGGCTGAGCGAATTAAAAGTGGTGATTGCGCGGGAGTGGGCTTGTCCATTCAACTGGAAGGTGCTCGCTGAGAATTTCATGGAGAGCTATCACCATTTGGGGATTCATCATAAAACTCTCCAGCCGCTGATGCCTGCCCGCGACACCTGGACGGAACAGGAGCGTCGGCGGTATGTGCGCGCTCATCTGCCATACAAGGACACCGTCCGCGAAGATTTTCGCGCCTTTGAAAAGAAGGCTGATTTTTCGGAAGCGCTGCCGCCGCTGCCGTTACTAAATCCCGAACAAAAATCTGAATGGGGACTTTTCCTGGTGCATCCCACGTTCCTGCTGGCCACCGCGCCGGATCGGGTCATTTGGTACCGGCTGTTGCCTTTGGGGCCAAATCGCCTCGATCTAATGACGACCACGCTTGTGGCTCCCGATACGACGCGCCTGAAGAACTTTGAAAAACTTCGTTCGCTGGCGACGGAACAATTGACCGCCTTTCATGTGGAAGACATGGAAGTTTGCACGGCGGTTCAGCGTGGATTGTATGCCAGCGGCTGGCAACCGGGCCGGTTGAGCCACTTGGAAATGCCAGTCTGGCTTTTTCATCGTTATCTGGCCGCTCGCATCAGCGGGAAATGGCCGACGGATGATTATCAACCCGCGCCCAGCCAGCGCTCTGAAAACTGCGTGACCTCATGTTCTCGTTGA
- a CDS encoding polysaccharide deacetylase family protein, with translation MICFDVDGETTVLSEDPSLARRRTLMSQCEYGPRIGVPRLLGLLNHLWVPATFFVPGYIAEQHPRMVQAIAAEGHEIGLHGYLHEKLAYLTEAEEEAILIRSIEILTKLTGKRPVGYRAPWFEINSWTPDLLQRHAIQYCASEMGDDVPYCHPNGLIEIPGQWMLEDWEQFAFNADPAWGSVPENCGKVYDLWWREFEAMHDFGCCFVLTLHPWLSGRPSRVRLLEDLISAMREKGGVWFARGSEIAQYFSQNPLARRAVDYDAQPAPALNQVFEPTKL, from the coding sequence ATGATTTGTTTCGACGTGGACGGTGAAACCACCGTCTTGTCCGAGGACCCATCACTGGCGAGGCGGCGCACCTTGATGTCGCAGTGCGAATACGGTCCTCGCATTGGAGTGCCCCGGTTGCTTGGGCTTTTGAATCATCTCTGGGTGCCCGCCACTTTTTTTGTGCCCGGTTACATTGCGGAGCAGCATCCCAGAATGGTTCAAGCGATAGCGGCAGAGGGGCATGAAATCGGCCTTCATGGTTATCTGCATGAAAAGCTCGCCTACCTGACTGAGGCCGAAGAGGAAGCAATTCTGATTCGCTCGATTGAAATTTTAACGAAACTGACGGGCAAGAGGCCGGTCGGATACCGTGCCCCATGGTTTGAGATCAACTCGTGGACTCCCGATTTGCTCCAGCGCCACGCCATCCAATATTGCGCGAGCGAAATGGGAGACGACGTGCCGTATTGTCATCCGAACGGTTTGATCGAAATCCCTGGACAATGGATGCTCGAGGACTGGGAGCAATTTGCCTTCAATGCGGATCCGGCATGGGGTTCGGTTCCGGAGAATTGCGGGAAAGTTTATGATCTTTGGTGGAGGGAGTTCGAAGCCATGCATGATTTTGGCTGTTGCTTCGTTCTCACCCTGCATCCCTGGCTCAGTGGCCGGCCTTCACGGGTGCGCTTGTTGGAGGATCTTATTTCAGCGATGCGCGAAAAAGGCGGAGTCTGGTTTGCCCGGGGCTCGGAAATAGCCCAATACTTTTCACAAAACCCACTAGCGCGCAGGGCGGTTGATTATGACGCCCAGCCTGCGCCTGCCTTGAACCAGGTTTTTGAACCAACAAAGCTATGA
- a CDS encoding ABC transporter substrate-binding protein: MKLKLLITSLLIGLAISAGVQAAPLKIAYSDWPGYTVLEIAKQKGWFKDAGLDVELDWFEYLPSIDAYSAGKVDSVLIVATDAMVTGSTAGKGKIIALLDYSEGSDMIVGAPGIESIKDLKGKDIGIELTLVEHLLLLKALEVNGMKQSDVNLVNTATDKTPQTLASGKVAAIGAWYPISGQALKQVPGAKKLFTSAEAKGLIYDVMNVNPSSYAHHKEEWTKIVAIYYKCVDYLNDPATKDDAIKIMSAKVGADPVAYAKNVPGTHFLTLAEAKERFKVGAGMDSIYGSMDIGNKFNLDNAVYKISQKPAKYLVPEVVMGLK; encoded by the coding sequence ATGAAATTGAAACTGTTGATTACATCCCTCCTTATCGGCCTTGCCATATCGGCAGGGGTTCAAGCGGCTCCGCTGAAAATCGCCTACAGCGACTGGCCCGGTTATACGGTGCTGGAAATTGCCAAGCAGAAGGGCTGGTTCAAAGACGCCGGCCTGGATGTGGAACTCGACTGGTTCGAGTACCTGCCTTCCATTGACGCCTACTCGGCGGGCAAGGTTGATTCGGTTCTGATTGTGGCGACGGATGCCATGGTTACCGGTTCCACCGCTGGAAAAGGCAAAATCATCGCACTTTTGGATTATAGCGAGGGCAGCGATATGATCGTTGGCGCTCCCGGTATAGAATCCATCAAGGACCTTAAGGGGAAGGACATTGGTATTGAACTCACGCTGGTGGAACATTTACTTCTGCTTAAGGCACTGGAAGTAAACGGTATGAAGCAGTCCGATGTGAATCTTGTCAACACTGCCACGGACAAGACTCCCCAAACTCTCGCGTCGGGCAAGGTCGCAGCCATCGGCGCTTGGTACCCGATTTCCGGGCAGGCATTGAAACAGGTTCCTGGTGCCAAGAAACTTTTCACCAGTGCCGAGGCCAAGGGTTTGATCTATGACGTGATGAACGTCAACCCCTCCAGCTATGCGCACCATAAGGAAGAATGGACCAAAATTGTTGCGATTTATTACAAGTGCGTGGATTACCTGAACGATCCGGCCACGAAAGACGATGCCATTAAGATTATGTCCGCCAAAGTGGGGGCAGATCCGGTTGCCTACGCAAAAAACGTTCCTGGAACGCACTTTCTGACGCTGGCTGAAGCGAAGGAACGGTTCAAGGTTGGCGCGGGCATGGATTCCATTTATGGCTCCATGGACATTGGAAACAAGTTCAATCTCGACAATGCCGTTTACAAGATTTCGCAAAAGCCTGCGAAATACCTGGTGCCAGAAGTTGTCATGGGCTTGAAGTAA
- a CDS encoding ABC transporter ATP-binding protein, with amino-acid sequence MSLHELQLPDYREQAPEVSARFKRIGARPVILHVRDLEKAFGKDESRHVAFEHVSLDIHRREFICVVGPSGCGKSTFARIVAGLDEATGGELLLDGRPVGSPGPDRGMVFQGYTLFPWLTVKRNVMFGLEMQGESPSIAETEARQWLSMVGLSKFEEAYPHELSGGMKQRVAIARALANKPRILIMDEPFAALDAQTRCQMQEYLIQIWKQVDVTILFITHDLDEAAYLADRILVMGANPGRVVEFIENAVPRPRSAQQFISPEFLALKKRLEEHIHPPTEVPEKLRLIKLTQAGDEVE; translated from the coding sequence ATGTCGCTGCACGAATTACAACTGCCAGATTATCGCGAGCAAGCTCCGGAAGTCTCGGCTCGTTTTAAACGCATCGGAGCCCGCCCCGTAATTCTTCATGTGCGTGATTTGGAAAAGGCCTTCGGGAAGGATGAAAGCAGACACGTGGCCTTTGAGCATGTCTCCTTGGATATTCATCGGCGGGAATTCATTTGTGTAGTCGGGCCTTCGGGCTGCGGAAAATCGACGTTTGCCCGCATCGTGGCCGGGTTGGATGAAGCTACCGGTGGCGAATTGCTGCTGGACGGACGTCCGGTCGGCAGCCCGGGACCTGACCGCGGCATGGTTTTTCAAGGATATACATTGTTTCCATGGCTGACGGTCAAACGGAACGTAATGTTCGGTTTGGAGATGCAGGGCGAAAGTCCGAGTATTGCAGAAACAGAAGCCCGCCAGTGGCTGAGCATGGTTGGGCTTTCCAAATTCGAGGAGGCTTATCCTCACGAGCTATCCGGGGGAATGAAGCAACGCGTGGCGATTGCCCGTGCCCTGGCAAACAAACCTCGCATTCTCATCATGGATGAGCCGTTCGCCGCCCTGGATGCGCAGACCCGCTGCCAGATGCAGGAGTACTTGATTCAGATCTGGAAACAGGTTGACGTCACCATCCTCTTTATTACGCACGACCTGGATGAGGCGGCTTACCTGGCTGACCGCATTCTTGTTATGGGCGCGAATCCCGGGCGCGTGGTGGAGTTCATTGAGAACGCGGTTCCGCGGCCTCGCAGTGCGCAGCAATTCATTTCCCCCGAATTTCTTGCCTTAAAAAAGCGGCTGGAGGAACACATTCATCCGCCGACGGAAGTGCCGGAAAAATTGCGGCTGATCAAACTTACCCAGGCAGGTGATGAAGTCGAATAA
- a CDS encoding ABC transporter permease: MKHHDWLGLKSELPRKRQLKLLILSFLVPLVIWSAVSYIPWLWHPLVRVTEPGSVDYFTEDMDVKRSDFDHELAKARAAGQPLPQGYAVNPIYFPPPDRVARAFYTAFKTPPRLPNEPWLHESLGHSIRTIVLGFLVSSLLGVPLGILCGTYRFFAKLQEPFIEFFRYLPAPAFGALCVAVLGIDDPPKVAIIVIGTFFQQVLIIANTVRKVDPALLEAAQTLGASGWKLVRRIIIPAAITDIYTDMRILLGWAWTYLIVAEVVGTMSGITYFINQQARYRNFDNVYAAIGMIGIIGFSTDLVLAWLGTILFPWKRKTRTAARRFALLAWLAPRPVKTAEIATPINPQ; this comes from the coding sequence ATGAAACACCACGATTGGTTGGGATTAAAGTCTGAACTGCCCCGCAAGAGGCAGCTAAAGCTTCTCATTCTTTCTTTTCTAGTGCCCCTGGTCATTTGGAGCGCCGTTAGTTACATACCCTGGCTGTGGCATCCATTGGTAAGGGTAACGGAGCCTGGCAGTGTGGATTATTTTACCGAAGACATGGATGTCAAACGCTCGGACTTCGACCATGAATTAGCCAAAGCACGTGCAGCAGGGCAGCCATTGCCGCAAGGGTATGCGGTCAATCCCATTTACTTTCCGCCACCGGACCGGGTTGCGCGCGCCTTTTATACAGCATTTAAGACGCCGCCGCGGTTGCCTAATGAACCCTGGCTTCATGAAAGCCTTGGCCACAGCATTCGCACCATTGTCCTTGGCTTTTTAGTGTCGTCCTTGCTGGGGGTTCCCCTGGGGATTCTTTGCGGCACCTATCGCTTCTTTGCGAAACTACAGGAGCCTTTCATCGAATTCTTCAGGTACTTGCCCGCCCCTGCATTTGGCGCGCTGTGCGTTGCGGTCCTTGGAATTGATGATCCCCCGAAGGTCGCAATCATCGTTATTGGAACGTTTTTTCAGCAAGTCCTGATCATTGCCAATACAGTGCGCAAGGTGGATCCGGCTTTGTTGGAAGCCGCCCAGACGTTGGGCGCATCGGGCTGGAAACTGGTGCGGCGGATCATTATTCCGGCAGCCATCACGGACATTTACACCGACATGCGGATTCTGCTGGGTTGGGCGTGGACCTACCTGATCGTGGCCGAAGTGGTGGGCACCATGTCGGGCATCACTTACTTCATTAATCAGCAGGCCCGCTATCGAAACTTCGACAATGTTTATGCGGCAATCGGCATGATTGGAATCATTGGATTTTCCACGGACTTGGTGCTTGCCTGGCTTGGAACAATCCTTTTCCCGTGGAAAAGAAAGACCCGCACCGCGGCACGCCGTTTTGCCTTGCTTGCATGGCTCGCACCGCGACCGGTCAAGACTGCTGAAATCGCCACCCCAATCAACCCTCAATAA